The nucleotide window AGCATATTGTATTTCAAGTGCCGGTAGCTGTGGAGCCCGCCCTGTGGTATAAGCATTGTATAACTCTATCAGTTCACTTACGATAATACCCGCTGACCAACCGTCGGAAGCTATGTGGTGTATTGTCAGTACCAGTAAATAATTATCTCCTGCCTGTGATATAAGATGCGCACGGAGCATATGGTCCCTGGATAAATCGAAAGGCGCAGCTGTCAACTCTTTCACATAAGTAGGTAATTGTTCAGCATCATCATACATAACAGCATCTGTATGACTTAACCGCCATTGATCTTTTTCCAGTATCCGCTGGTAAGGTAGTCCATCCTCCTGCTCAATAACTGTGCGGAGTGCTTCGTGCCTGTTAACGATCGTCTGTAATGCACCAGACAACGCATTGATGGAAAGATTTCCCTTCAGGCGCAGCGCTACTCCCTGATGATATTGTACGCTGCCTTCCAGCTGGTGAATGAACCACAGACGTTCCTGACTATACGAAAGCGGAATACGATCAGACATATTCCTGTCGCGCGCAGGGATCGCAGCCTCTCCTCCGGCTGTTCCTGAAGTATACCGGCTATTTTTCTTCAGGTAGGTAATGATGTATTCTTTATTTTTTTTCAGTTCATTCAGAAATGTTCTGTTAATTTCGTTGACTTTATTTGCCTTTACAACGAGTTCATTATTGTCAAAAGATATTTTAATGCCAATATTACTGGCTTTCTCCAATAGCTCTACTACCTCTGTTAATTTAATGCCGGTCATGGTCTGTGATTTAAGAGTAAGAAAAAAATCTCCGGGGGCGCTAAAATCTTAGGGCTTCCAGATCTTCATCGTCAGGAGCAGCATACAGCTGATTAATTTTTATATGTTTAGCTAAAGCATCGATAGTGGGAAGCTGGAAGAAAATACTGACTGGTATTTCTATGCCCAGCTCTTTGTGGATGGCGGCATTCAGCCGCATCACCAGCAGAGAATGACCACCCAGTTCGAAGAAATTATCGTGGACGCCTATACGTTCCGTTCCCAGCAACTCCTGCCAGATGCCCGCCAACAGCTGCTCGGTGGCCGTTTCCGGGGCTACATAATTTTCCATCTGTAACAACGCATCATCCGGCAGGGGCAACGACTTCCTGTCCACCTTTCCATTCGGTGTCAGCGGCAGCGCATCCAGTGTTACCAGTACAGCAGGAACCATATAGGCCGGCAAACGCCCTTTCAGCCATGATTGCACCGTTTCCTTATCATAGTCTGCACGGGGAACCACATAACCCACCAGCCGCCGGTGACCAGATTCGTCTTCCTGTGCCACCACTACCGCCTGATGTACCTGCTCATTACCGGATAGCACACTCTCCACTTCTCCCAGCTCGATGCGGTAACCGTGGATCTTCACCTGTTCATCCAGACGACCGCCGTAAGCGATCGTTCCATCCGCCAGCCAGCGACCCAGATCTCCCGTACGATACATCCGCGCTCCTTGTACAAACGGGTCAGCTACAAACTTCTCTTCCGTCAGCCATGTACGGTTCAGGTAACCGCGACCTACCCCAATTCCGCTCACACAGATCTCACCCCAGACACCCACCGGACAAATACAACCCCGTTTGTCCAGCACATAGATCCGTAGGTTCTGCACAGGACGACCCAACGGCACCGTCGATCCCAACGGCGCTGAAGACATCATATGATGCGTAATATCATCTGACGCCTCTGTGGGACCATACGCATTCACTACCGGTATACCGCCATAAGCTGCATGACTAAACCATTGCTCCAGTAACGCTGCACTCACCTCCTCTCCTGTTACCAACAGGTAACGCAGCCCGTTTAATGGAGTGCGGATGCCCGACTGCAACAACGACGACAGATAAGAAGGCACCAGCTCCAGTATGGTGACCCCGCTGCGACTCGTGAGGGCAAGCAACGATGATGGGTCGTAGATGACTGATGATGGATAAATAACCGTTGTGCCTCCGCAGACCAAGGCAGCAAACATCTGCCATACTGATATATCAAAGCTGTAAGTGGCTGTTTGTGCGATCACCGATTGTCCGTCTATTTCAAGCGTATTGATCTTGGCATACAAATGATTCAACAGACCCTGGTGCTCGATCATCACTCCCTTGGGAACACCTGTAGAACCGGAGGTATAGATCACATACGCCAGGTGATCAGGACGAGGTACCGGTAGTCCGGATACAGCTATATCGGTTGTATTTACGAAAATGTCTTCCAGTAATACAATTGTGGCATCCGTAGCCGGAAGCTGGGCTGATAAGCCCGCACTACTCAATATCACGGAAGCGCCCGTGTCTGACAGCATATACAAAATCCTTTCTGCAGGATAGGATGGATCAACAGGCACATAAGCCCCGCCGGCTTTCAGGATGCCTAGTATGCCGATCACCATATCCGCTGACCTTTCCAGGCATACCGGCACAAACGTTTCAGACTGTACACCCTTGCTTTGCAGATAAGCCGCTACGCGGTCCGTTCTTATCTCCAGCTCGCGGTAACTAAGCGCCACGCCTTCATACAACAAGGCGGTATTGTCTGGCGTCCGCCCTGCCTGTTCCCGGAAAAGGCCCACCAGCGTATTATCCGAAGGATATGCCACCGTAGTATCATTGAAGGTTTCCACCAACAGCGTCTTTTCTTCTCCGCTCATCATCTCCAGCAGACCGGTTTCTTCAGAAGGATTATTTACTACTGACCAGAGCAGCTGCTCATAGTGACGCTGCAGCCCTGCTATCGTAGCGCCGGTGAACAGGTCTGCGCAATATTCTATATAGCCACTCAGTCCGGTGGCACTTTCCTCCAGTGATAATGTCAGATCAAACTGGGTAGTGCTATGCGATAAGCCTTCCTGTGATAACCGCAGCCCATTCAGTTCCAGGTCTGGTACTTCCGGGGTGTTCTGTAACTCGAACATCACCTGGAACAACGGATGACGGCTTACATCCCGTTCGCGCACCACCGCTTCCACCACTTTCTCAAAGGGCGCTTCCTGGTGATCATAGGCGGATAACGTGGTATGCTTCACTTGTTCCAGCAGCGATGCAAACGACTGCTCACTGCTGACATGACTACGCAGGACCAGCGTGTTCACAAAAAAGCCGATCAGTCCTTCCACATCCTCGCTGGTACGACCAGCCACAGATGTGCCCACACAGATGTCTTCCTGCCCGCTGTAGCGATGCAACAACACCTTAAAGGCCGCCAGCAGCGTCATGAACAGCGTTGTTCCGTGTTGGCGGGACAACTGCTTCAACGGTGACAGCAACCCCTTGTCCAGGTGGAACCAGTGTACACCGCCACGGCTGCTCTGCACCGACGGACGGATATAATCACCGGGAAGCTGTAGCGTCGTAAAGCCCTGCAGCTGCGACTTCCAGTAATCCAGTTTCTTGTCCAGTACCTCTCCTGACACATAGCTGCGTTGCCAGATCGAATAATCTGCATACTGCACCGGCAGCGGTGGCAACGTGATGGAGTGCCCCGCGGCATAGGCATTGTACAATGCGGCCAGCTCCCGCACGATGATACCGGTGGACCAGCCATCTGATGCAATATGATGCATGGTCACCAGCAGCAGATGATCTTCAGCTCCCCGGGTTACCAGATGTGCACGCAGCATATGATCCTGCGACAGGTCAAAAGGTTCCTGACTTTTTACCGCCAGATATGCGGATAAGGTACTTTCATCTGCAGTACGGAGGGTATCCGCCGCATGTGTCAGTACCCAGCTGTCCGCTGCCAGCACCTGCTGATACGGCATGCCTTCATACGGTACCATCACGGTTCGCAGCACTTCATGACGGTTCACGATGGTGCACAATGCGGATGACAACGCGGCTACATCCAGGCGGCCATGCAGCCCCAGTACTGACGGTATGTGATAAGGTAAACTGCCTTCCAGCTGATCGATGAACCACAAACGTTCCTGGCTATACGACAATGGTATGTGCTGTGGACGTGGCGTTACCGCGACGACCGGAGGCAACGTATTCTTATCCGCATCATGGGTATACGCTGCCAGTTGTGCAACAGTGGAATGTGTAAACAAAACCTTTACAGCTATCTCCACCTCCAACCGTTTACGTATTAACGATATTAAACGTACCACCAGCAGCGAATGACCACCCAGTTCGAAGAAATTATCGTGTATCCCTACCCGCGGGACTCCCAACAACTCCTGCCATATATCTGTCAATACCTGCTCTCTTTCATTACGGGGTGCTACATAGGTATTTGTTAACCACTCATCCGCCTGTGTAATTTCCGGCAACGACTTTCTGTCTGCTTTACCATTGGTGGTCAACGGTAATTCGTCCATCTTCACAAACACCATAGGCACCATATATTCCGGAAGCTTCCGTTTCAGGAAAGAAATGACTTCTTCTTTATTAAAGCCGTTGCGGGCCACGACATATGCGATCAGCCGTTTATCATCTTCGCCTGCATTTCTGGCCACCACTACACACTCGCTTATCTGTCCGGATGTCAGGATAGCGTTTTCTATTTCCCCCGGTTCTATACGATAGCCGCGGATCTTCACCTGCGTATCAATACGACCGAGGTAATCAACAGTGCCATCCGGCAACCATCTTGCCAGGTCTCCTGTTTTATACAGCCTGTTACCTTCCGCGGTGATGAATGAATCACTGATAAATTTTTCTGCCGTTAACTCCGCCCGGTTCAGGTAACCACGGGCCACCTGAACACCTCCGATATATAACTCGCCTACTCCGCCCAGTGGCACTACCGCGCCGGATCCGTTTAAAATATAAAGCTGTGTGTTAGCTACCGGTTTTCCTATCGGTACGATCTCCAGCCGGCTGGTATCATGAGGCACATGCCAGCAGCTGACATCTATTGCCGCCTCCGTAGGGCCGTAGAGGTTATATACTTCTGTCACCGGAAATTTTTCTCTAAAATGCTTTACCTGATTCACCTTCAGCGCTTCACCGCTACAGATTACCCGTAACAGCGATGGACAATCTCCTTCAGCAATGTTTTCCAGGAAAACAGATAACATAGACGGAACAAAATGTATGGTAGTAACACCATACCGTTCAATCACCTGCTGCACGTAATGAGGATCCTTCTGTCCTTCTGGCAATGCAAACACAATACGACCGCCTGATATCAACGGCAAAAGCAGCTCCCATACCGATACATCAAAGCAGAAAGTTGTTTTCTGCAATACAACATCCGCAGCATTCAGTTTAAAATAATCCTGCGCCCACAGTAAACGGTTTACGATACCGGCATGTTCGTTTATCACTCCCTTCGGAGCGCCCGTGGATCCCGATGTGTAAATAACATAGGCGGCATGATGCGGTTGCAGACTCGTTTCAACTGGCTCCACCGGACTTTCCGCAATGAGCGGCCATTGCTCATCCAACACAATAACCCCTACAGCTGTCATATCAAATAAACTGCTGTGAGCTGCAACGGTCAGCACCAGTTCCGCCTTTGTGTCTGATACTATAAAAGCAATACGCTCTACCGGATATGCCGGATCAACCGGAACATAAGCGCCGCCTGCCTTCATAATCCCCAGTATGGCGATGATCATCTCCAATGATCGTTCAAGACAGACAGGCACCAGTGTTTCCTCCCTGACGCCCTTACTACGCAGATAATGCGCCAGCTGGTTTGTACGTTCTGCCAGTGCGCCGTAAGAGATCTGTTCCTCTTCAAATACCGCGGCAACAGCGTCAGGTGTTCGTTCCGCCTGTGCGGCAAACAGATCTGACAATGTAGTCTGTTCAGGATAATCCACACGGGTATCATTGAATCCGGAGATCAACTGCCGTACCTCCGTAGTACTTAGCATTGGTATCGTGCTTATCGGCGCTGACGGCTTCTGTACGACTGACCGTACCAGCTGTACAAAATGATTCATCATCTGCCGGATAGTATCCGGATGAAACAATTCGCTCCTGTAGGCAATGCTGCCGCATAATCCGGCTGCACTTTCCCTGACAGTAACTGTCAGATCGAATTGAGTGGTGGTATGCTCTATCGTTTCTTCAGACAATATCAGGTCTCCGAGTTGCAGTGCCGGTGTATCCGGTATGTTCTGTAATTCAAACAGCACCTGAAACAGCGGGGTTCTGCTGAGCTGGCGCTCCCACGTTACTGCATTCACTATTTTCTCAAAAGGAACGGACTGATGATCGAATGCCTCCAATGTAGTCTGCCTGAGCTGATGCAGCAGGGATATAAAGGAAAGATCATTCGTGAAATTGCTGCGCAGCGGCAACGTATTGACAAAAAAACCAACCAGCCCTTCCACCTCCCGCTGCATCCTGCCGGCGACCGGAGTGCCTACACAAATGTCTTCCTGCCCGGTATAGCGATACAATAAGATCTTGAAGACAGCCAATAATGACATAAACAAGGTAGCACCCTGCTTCTGCGACAATACTTTCAGGGAGGCCAGTGATTCAGCATCC belongs to Chitinophaga sp. HK235 and includes:
- a CDS encoding non-ribosomal peptide synthetase, producing MSESTFDKALQIVSKARRKGIVLFWEDAKIKFRAPVNETVDPLLLEEIGAHKEAIIRLLRNGADNMSDMESGRIGVRDSHLSKIPLSFSQERLWFIDQLEGTVQYHIPAILRMKGHPDTYALEHALRTIVNRHEVLRTVIRQRDGNAYQHVLEKDTWQLSVVTAPVPGGDAAAFHTYLKSLVDVPFDLSADHMLRGHLITLAKDDYVLVLTMHHIASDGWSAGIILQEFAALYDACISKRAPQLPVLQIQYADYAVWQRTRLSGDALANQLAYWKKKMWGITALELPTDYVRPAVQSVSGAVVDFELDAESLASLKVLSQKQGATLFMSLLAVFKILLYRYTGQEDICVGTPVAGRMQREVEGLVGFFVNTLPLRSNFTNDLSFISLLHQLRQTTLEAFDHQSVPFEKIVNAVTWERQLSRTPLFQVLFELQNIPDTPALQLGDLILSEETIEHTTTQFDLTVTVRESAAGLCGSIAYRSELFHPDTIRQMMNHFVQLVRSVVQKPSAPISTIPMLSTTEVRQLISGFNDTRVDYPEQTTLSDLFAAQAERTPDAVAAVFEEEQISYGALAERTNQLAHYLRSKGVREETLVPVCLERSLEMIIAILGIMKAGGAYVPVDPAYPVERIAFIVSDTKAELVLTVAAHSSLFDMTAVGVIVLDEQWPLIAESPVEPVETSLQPHHAAYVIYTSGSTGAPKGVINEHAGIVNRLLWAQDYFKLNAADVVLQKTTFCFDVSVWELLLPLISGGRIVFALPEGQKDPHYVQQVIERYGVTTIHFVPSMLSVFLENIAEGDCPSLLRVICSGEALKVNQVKHFREKFPVTEVYNLYGPTEAAIDVSCWHVPHDTSRLEIVPIGKPVANTQLYILNGSGAVVPLGGVGELYIGGVQVARGYLNRAELTAEKFISDSFITAEGNRLYKTGDLARWLPDGTVDYLGRIDTQVKIRGYRIEPGEIENAILTSGQISECVVVARNAGEDDKRLIAYVVARNGFNKEEVISFLKRKLPEYMVPMVFVKMDELPLTTNGKADRKSLPEITQADEWLTNTYVAPRNEREQVLTDIWQELLGVPRVGIHDNFFELGGHSLLVVRLISLIRKRLEVEIAVKVLFTHSTVAQLAAYTHDADKNTLPPVVAVTPRPQHIPLSYSQERLWFIDQLEGSLPYHIPSVLGLHGRLDVAALSSALCTIVNRHEVLRTVMVPYEGMPYQQVLAADSWVLTHAADTLRTADESTLSAYLAVKSQEPFDLSQDHMLRAHLVTRGAEDHLLLVTMHHIASDGWSTGIIVRELAALYNAYAAGHSITLPPLPVQYADYSIWQRSYVSGEVLDKKLDYWKSQLQGFTTLQLPGDYIRPSVQSSRGGVHWFHLDKGLLSPLKQLSRQHGTTLFMTLLAAFKVLLHRYSGQEDICVGTSVAGRTSEDVEGLIGFFVNTLVLRSHVSSEQSFASLLEQVKHTTLSAYDHQEAPFEKVVEAVVRERDVSRHPLFQVMFELQNTPEVPDLELNGLRLSQEGLSHSTTQFDLTLSLEESATGLSGYIEYCADLFTGATIAGLQRHYEQLLWSVVNNPSEETGLLEMMSGEEKTLLVETFNDTTVAYPSDNTLVGLFREQAGRTPDNTALLYEGVALSYRELEIRTDRVAAYLQSKGVQSETFVPVCLERSADMVIGILGILKAGGAYVPVDPSYPAERILYMLSDTGASVILSSAGLSAQLPATDATIVLLEDIFVNTTDIAVSGLPVPRPDHLAYVIYTSGSTGVPKGVMIEHQGLLNHLYAKINTLEIDGQSVIAQTATYSFDISVWQMFAALVCGGTTVIYPSSVIYDPSSLLALTSRSGVTILELVPSYLSSLLQSGIRTPLNGLRYLLVTGEEVSAALLEQWFSHAAYGGIPVVNAYGPTEASDDITHHMMSSAPLGSTVPLGRPVQNLRIYVLDKRGCICPVGVWGEICVSGIGVGRGYLNRTWLTEEKFVADPFVQGARMYRTGDLGRWLADGTIAYGGRLDEQVKIHGYRIELGEVESVLSGNEQVHQAVVVAQEDESGHRRLVGYVVPRADYDKETVQSWLKGRLPAYMVPAVLVTLDALPLTPNGKVDRKSLPLPDDALLQMENYVAPETATEQLLAGIWQELLGTERIGVHDNFFELGGHSLLVMRLNAAIHKELGIEIPVSIFFQLPTIDALAKHIKINQLYAAPDDEDLEALRF